CAGCCACGCCTTCCGCCCAGCCGCCAGCAACGCCTGCCACACCGTCGGGGACGGGCAGCGCAGGCCGCACAGAGCCTGATACCCAGGCGCCAGCCTCTCATTCACCGGCCACCCGCGAGCCCGCTGCCACGAGATCTTTGCCTCAAGATGCTGCCACGGGCCTCGAGCAGCCGCCTGCCGGCTGGGGTCAAGCTCAAGCCGTGAACAGCGTCGCATTTGAGGCTCAACAGGCCGACGCCATGGCACAGGCAGCCCTGGAGGCCCTGGCCGCAAAAAAAGCCCGAGCCTCCGGTCCGCTGCGCTGAGCGCTGGCCGGGGGCAAGTCGGCTCCGAAAACCATGGCCTCGCCCTGGCCAGCCATGCTGCACCCAGCATCCACAGAATGCCAGGGGCGAGCATTGACTGGGCTGCCACCCTTCGCCAGCGCCAGGGGCTGCCGCTGGCCCCCGCACATCTGCGCTGGCGCCAGCCCGAGGGAGCGGTGCGCAGGCAACACCTGTTCCTGCTGGACTGCTCGGCCTCGATGGTGGAGAGCGGCGCGTTCGCCCAGGCAAAGGGCCTGTTGCTTCAGTGGCTGCGCCAGGCCTATCTGCAGCGCGAATCCGTGGCCCTGCTGTGCTTCGGCGCAGGCCGGCTGCACTGGCTGCTGGAGCCCACGCGGGCACCACGCTGGAATGCCAATCTGATCGAGCCGCTGCGCGGTGGTGGCAGCACGCCGCTGGCCCTAGCCCTGGAGTCAGGCTGGCAGATGGCAGCCAGATACTCCCGGCAACCATCCTGCCTGTGGCTGCTCAGCGACGTCCGCAGCCCCGATGTGCTGCAGCTGGAGCGCGGCCCCATTCCTACGGTGGCACAGATTCTGGTGGACTGTGAAACCGCTGCGGGCCAGAACAAACGTCTGTTTGGCGGTGCCGAGCGGCTGGCAAAGGCCTGGCCGGATACTATTCGACTGCCGCTGAAATTTCCCTAATAGAGGACCTCCATCACTTAACAGGAAAGCGTTAATAGCTATCTATTTTGATAGTCACCTGACAGGGCATCACGCCGGCTCGCAGGTCCACCTAATCGATATCCGGTCGCGGCACAGGCGGTAGGAATGCAGCTGCCAGGCCGATGAATTGAGCCGAGTGCACCAGGTTATCGCGTAAGATCGCGCCACCACAGGTGCCTCATGGCGTGCTCTGCGCGCGGAGGTGAAACGAGAAGCAGGTGGATGGAATCCCCATCAATCCTGCACTGCACCCGCAACGGTAATCAGAGATATGGCGATGCATGCTCTGGCCCACGGCCATGGCTGCCACTGCGAAAGCGGGAAGGCGCATCGACATGCCACCCTCAGGTGGGCTCTGTAAGTCCGGAGACCGGCCTGATGTGTACAAGGCGCAGCGGGATTGCATGTGGCTTGTGATATGCCGGCACCTGCGTGCGGCTCATCACCTCTTCATTTCCCTCTGCACATTTCGTTTGTCTGGCCCGGGTATCGGCCAAACCGACCGTGGATGACCTATGTTGCATGGAATTTGCCAGTCAGATTTGTCTCAGCGGGCCGGCCGTACCCTGGCCTCGTCGCCTGGAGCAGCGCTTGTACAGCCCTGAGCCCATCCAGATTCGCGGCTGGTGCCCCAGCACCTGGAAGCCCATGCAGGCGCAGGACGGCTGGATCGTTCGCGTGCGCCCTCGCTGCGCGTCTCTCAGCGCCGCTCAGTGGCTGGTACTGGCCGAGCTCTCACGCGCTCATGCCTCGGGGCAGATCGAGCTGACCCGCCTTGGCAATCTGCAATTGCGCGGCGTGCGCGAATCGGCCCTGCCTGCCCTGCGCGCAGCGCTCGTTGCATCCAGACTGGCCCCTGCCGACAAACAGACAGATCTGGCTCCTGCCGTGCATTGCACGCCTTTCTACGCCAGAGGAGATCGCACCCATGCGCTGGCTCTGGCGCTTTCCCTGGCAGCGGCGCGTGACCTGAGTCCCCTGACCCTGCAGCAGCAGGACATGCCGGCCCTGCCCGGAAAATTCGACATGCTGGTCGACGATCCGCAGTGCCACCTCCAAAGCCTGAGCTCCGACCTTCAGCTCTGGGCCTGCGTCGATGGCCGCTATGGGCTTGCGCTAGGCCAGTCAGCAGACTGGTACGGTTTTGAGAGCGCACCGGCGGCTGTCCAGGCCGCCATACGGATTGCCCTGTGGTTTGCCCGAGAGCGCAGCGCGCAGGCGGCAGGCCGATTGCGCGCCCTTGCAACGTCGATCGACCTTCAGGCATGCGGGCTCGCCAGGGCCAGTCACCACCTTGAGCCCCGCGCTCCGGACAATACCGCTTCCAGGCCGTTGCGGCCCGGGGCACTCAACCCTCACGGCCTGCTGCTGGGTGCCCCGCTGGGGCGCCTGGACGCATGGGCCATACAGAAGCTGGCGGCTCTCATACCCGAACAGGCGGAGATCCGGGTCACGCCCTGGAAATCTTTGCTTCTGCCGAAAAAGCACCTGGATTCACTGCCTGCCCGGCTGGATGCCAAGGACTGGATCAGCCAGCCCACAGATGTGCGCCTGCGGGTCTCGGCCTGCACCGGCGCTCCCAACTGCCCTCAGGCCCATATCCCGGCCCAGCCCATGGCCTTGCAATTCGCCAGCTCACAGGCGGCGGACCGGCATCTTCACATCAGCGGCTGCGCCAAGCTCTGTGCCCTGCCTGCCGGTGCAACAAATGTGGTGTTTGCCAGCCAGGACACAGCGGGCCAGATATGGCTGCACGCCAGCCCCGCGGAGGCGCAACCGTCGGTCCGGGCATCCATTCCCTATCGGCCTCTGAACTCCGATCCTCACGAGATACAGCAACAACTCAATGACCTACAACTATGAAAAGTGCGGTGAAGAGATTTACCGGCAATCGTTCAGCATCATCCGCCGTGAGGCCGATCTCAAGCGCTTCAACCCCGTGGAAGAGCGGGTCGCCTGCCGCATGATTCACGCAGCCGGCATGGTGGAGCTGGCCTCACATATCCATTTTTCCCCGACCTTTGCCGAAGCAGCGGAAGCCGCGCTGCAGCGCGGAGCACCCGTGCTCTGCGATGCACGCATGGTCAGCGAGGGCATCACGCGCAAGCGCCTGTCGGCTCAGAACCCCATCATCTGCACCCTGCAGGACCCTCGTGTACCGGCGCTGGCCGCCGACATGGGCAACACCCGCAGCGCCGCAGCACTGGAGCTGTGGCGCGAGCATCTGGACGGCGCCGTGGTCGCCATCGGCAATGCGCCGACGGCCCTGTTTCATCTGCTCCATATGCTGCAGGATCCGGGCTGTCCGCGCCCGGCCGCCATCGTCGGCTGCCCGGTCGGCTTTGTGGGAGCAGCGGAGTCCAAGGACGCACTGCGCGAATGGGGACAGATTCCGTTTGCCATCGTGCAAGGTCGCCTCGGCGGCTCCGCCATCACGGTTGCCGCCATCAACGCGCTGGCAACCACGGTGGAGTAGGAAGAGTCACCATGAATCACGGAAAAATCTTCTGCGTGGGACTGGGTCCCGGCGATCCCGACATGATGAGCGTGAAGGCCGACCGCCTGCTGAGAAACGCCCGTCATGTAGCCTACTTCCGCAAGCGCGGTCACCCGGGCAAGGCACGGCAACTGGTCAACGGCCTGCTGCATGCCGAGGTCACGGAGTACCCGATGGAGTACCCGCTGACCACGGAAATTCCGCACGACGATCCGCGCTACATCGCCCAACTGTCCAGTTTCTATCAGGACTGGCAGGCCCGGTTGACGCAGCTCACGCGCAGCGAGGATGTGATCGTGCTCTGCGAAGGCGATCCATTCTTCTACGGCTCCTTCATGCACCTCTATGTGCGTCTGCGCCAGGCGGGACAGGTGACGGTGGAGGTGCTGCCCGGCATACCCGGCATGGTGGGCTGCTGGCATGCCACCGGCATTCCCATGACCTGGGGTGACGATGTGATGAGCGTGCTGCCCGCAACCCTGCCCGATACGCCGCTGCGTGAGCATATGGCGCGCTCGGACGCGCTGGTCATCATGAAGGTGGGACGGCATCTGGGCCGCATCCGTGCGCTGCTGATCGAGCAAGGAAAGCTGGACCGTGCCTGGCTCGTCATCAACGGCACCATGAGCGACCAGCAGGTCATGCCGCTGAGCGAAGCGCCCGAGCGCTGCCCCTATTTCGCCATCATCGTCGTGCACGGCCAAGGTCGCCGCCCGGCAAACGACATGTGAATGCGCTGCCATGAGCACGACCACAATGCCTCCACAACTTTTGGTGCTGGGTCTGGGCCCGGGCGATGATGCCTTGCTGACCCAGCAGGTGCGCGACAGCATTGCCAGCGCCAGCGATGCATTCGGCTACTTTCCCTATGTGGCGCGGCTGCAAGGCCTGGGGCATCTGCAGCTGCACGCCAGCGACAACCGCGAGGAACTCGATCGCGCACGCACCGCCTTGAATCTTGCAGCCCAAGGCCGCAAGGTGCTGATGCTCTCGTCGGGCGACCCAGGCGTGTTCGCCATGGCCAGTGCCGTGTTCGAGACGCTGGAGCAGGCCAGCCCCGAGGAGCAAGCCCGCTGGCAGGGTGTGGACGTGCAGGTGCAGCCGGGTATCACCGCCATGCTGGCAGCGGCAGCCCGCCTGGGCGCCCCCTTGGGGCATGACTTCTGCACCATCAATCTGTCCGACAACCTCAAACCCGCCAGCATCATCGAGCGCCGCATCCGTCTGGCCGCCCAGGCCGATTTCGCCATGGCGTTCTACAACCCCTGCTCCCGATCACGCCCGCATGGCTTTTCCCGAGCACTGCAAGTGCTTCAGCAGGAATG
This window of the Comamonas testosteroni genome carries:
- a CDS encoding precorrin-8X methylmutase, which produces MTYNYEKCGEEIYRQSFSIIRREADLKRFNPVEERVACRMIHAAGMVELASHIHFSPTFAEAAEAALQRGAPVLCDARMVSEGITRKRLSAQNPIICTLQDPRVPALAADMGNTRSAAALELWREHLDGAVVAIGNAPTALFHLLHMLQDPGCPRPAAIVGCPVGFVGAAESKDALREWGQIPFAIVQGRLGGSAITVAAINALATTVE
- a CDS encoding nitrite reductase gives rise to the protein MYSPEPIQIRGWCPSTWKPMQAQDGWIVRVRPRCASLSAAQWLVLAELSRAHASGQIELTRLGNLQLRGVRESALPALRAALVASRLAPADKQTDLAPAVHCTPFYARGDRTHALALALSLAAARDLSPLTLQQQDMPALPGKFDMLVDDPQCHLQSLSSDLQLWACVDGRYGLALGQSADWYGFESAPAAVQAAIRIALWFARERSAQAAGRLRALATSIDLQACGLARASHHLEPRAPDNTASRPLRPGALNPHGLLLGAPLGRLDAWAIQKLAALIPEQAEIRVTPWKSLLLPKKHLDSLPARLDAKDWISQPTDVRLRVSACTGAPNCPQAHIPAQPMALQFASSQAADRHLHISGCAKLCALPAGATNVVFASQDTAGQIWLHASPAEAQPSVRASIPYRPLNSDPHEIQQQLNDLQL
- the cobI gene encoding precorrin-2 C(20)-methyltransferase, producing MNHGKIFCVGLGPGDPDMMSVKADRLLRNARHVAYFRKRGHPGKARQLVNGLLHAEVTEYPMEYPLTTEIPHDDPRYIAQLSSFYQDWQARLTQLTRSEDVIVLCEGDPFFYGSFMHLYVRLRQAGQVTVEVLPGIPGMVGCWHATGIPMTWGDDVMSVLPATLPDTPLREHMARSDALVIMKVGRHLGRIRALLIEQGKLDRAWLVINGTMSDQQVMPLSEAPERCPYFAIIVVHGQGRRPANDM
- a CDS encoding vWA domain-containing protein, yielding MPGASIDWAATLRQRQGLPLAPAHLRWRQPEGAVRRQHLFLLDCSASMVESGAFAQAKGLLLQWLRQAYLQRESVALLCFGAGRLHWLLEPTRAPRWNANLIEPLRGGGSTPLALALESGWQMAARYSRQPSCLWLLSDVRSPDVLQLERGPIPTVAQILVDCETAAGQNKRLFGGAERLAKAWPDTIRLPLKFP
- the cobJ gene encoding precorrin-3B C(17)-methyltransferase, producing MPPQLLVLGLGPGDDALLTQQVRDSIASASDAFGYFPYVARLQGLGHLQLHASDNREELDRARTALNLAAQGRKVLMLSSGDPGVFAMASAVFETLEQASPEEQARWQGVDVQVQPGITAMLAAAARLGAPLGHDFCTINLSDNLKPASIIERRIRLAAQADFAMAFYNPCSRSRPHGFSRALQVLQQECEPERLICFARNVSRPDETLLVVRLLEARADMADMRTVVIVGNSQTRQVGRHVYTPRSYEACSSAPSAMTDHA